From Clarias gariepinus isolate MV-2021 ecotype Netherlands chromosome 1, CGAR_prim_01v2, whole genome shotgun sequence:
GAGACTCTCCAGTCTTTAGGTGTGGAAACCCTGGAAGATCTAAAATATGTCCAGGAGCGAGATCTTGTTAATGTCCTAAGGCCAATAGAAGCTAGAAAATTTATTGGACGTATAAATGCTTTATGTAAGTATATTTTATTGcaagtatattacagtatattctcacaacatacagtaagagATTAATTCTATTATACTAGCTTTGCAAGCGATTGATTGCAAGGGTAATTCCttttatgtctctttaggtGAGAAGGATGAAGATAAGATTCCTGATCGACTTACCAGAGCTCAGCCGAATCTAGCACTATGCAGAGAGCCTTCACCTACAAGTGTGTTTGATTTAAAACTTttggctgatttaaaaaaatattatcttctaatgattaattaaacagAGGTACATTAAGTATATCTAAAGCCTACATAAAGTATTATACCTCAATAATGTTACAGGGTTTGTAGTTATTGCTTCAATTTaatgaacacttttttttttaatacatattttctcTCTTTAGGTGAATACATTGCAGATAATTCCAACTCTCCGCCATCTACAAGTTCAAGTGAAATCTCAAACCCTCATAGACCCTTTCCAGTGGAcaacaactggcactttaaTTTTAAGATACCCTGGAGTAAAATGCCATCAGAATTTACCAGAAAGCTAAAAAACAAGGAGCGACCAACAGTACGTGAAAGACGTGAACTGATTCGACTGATAGTAGCTGAGATCCTGACCATCTGCCCTTCACCACGGAAGAAACATTTTAGTGAAATTGCCAGGAAGATTGTTTCAACATATCCTCAGTCATTCCGAGATATAATTGAAGATCAAGTTGTAGGTAGTGGTTATGACTCCCTCACCAAGCAGCTGCAGAATAGAATTGACAAcataaaaaggggaaaaaactctCTTTTCCTGAAAAGACAGGCATCCAGCACAAGTGAGGGAGACGACCGACCTTCCAAGATAAGAGTGGATACGTATGGCTGTATAAACTGGCACCCAAAACACCTGCCACCTAATGAAACGGAAGAGACTCAGAAATGTACACAAGAGGAATTAAAgaacatgcacaaaaacaaaagcaagaaCACTAaaagtattgaaaaaaaaatggtggcaACTTTCTACACTCAGAGAAGCAACATCATAAATGGAATGGAGACCCCTGTTCTGGTAAAAGACTGGCCATATCTGTTCGAGATGTGTGGCATAATGGTTCACTTCAAAGAGTTAACAGGTATGGATGTTGATAGAAAAGTCATTTCAAGTAAATGTAAACGAGTCATTTCATATCTCATCTCCCATGAGAAGAAGAGCAAAATTGAGGACATCTTATCAGGCATGGAAATTGCTGAAGCAAAGGAATTACATGCTGATCTTACTGGATGTGTGTTGCTACTTCTGAAATACTTTAATGAAGTACAGGCCAAAATGTTCCTCTTGGTTGATGAGACAAGTCTTCCATCTGAAGTTGATCAACTACCCAGCACACCTTGCATTGTTGTTTGTggtatgaatttttattttctctcactTAACCAAaaggcattttaatttatatcaaGTATATCACTTCTGGAGCTTGCTGGGGATACTAGTAAACCCTTATATATATTAAGCTGAagggttaattattattattattagtagtagtagtagtagtagtggtattTTATTTGACCCTGGTGGTAGTAATAGTAATTTAATTCCACTCTTCATTTTTGAAAAGTTATTAATTTAGAGGGTAGTCAAGCAGTAAGAAACAATTGCCATGTAATCACAAATATGTCGTTCAAAACATGAATGACTTTTGCCCCTTTTTACAGCACAAATTTGTTTAAAGATGACTGATTTTTATGTTGATACTTTAAAGCTGTGGATGGTAACCAATAAGTTGGTGCTCTATCATCAGTGTAATCGATGTCATTTATTAATTGAAGGCTTTTGAACAAATTTTGGCACTTTATATTATAAAGAGGTTGTTTATTAATGGGTATAGTATCAAGTCACAACTTATTAGTGTCCACACAtaccacatttttttcacatcttTTATTGTATACATaagtttattaaatgtataaactttatttttatagtaattgtattgttttataaaacTTTGGTTAAACCACGCAAGTCACTTGGATTACACTTGGTGTTCTTTTAACTAAATTGTTTTCTCTTATTATTtcttgtgtgtactgtagggAGTTCTCCTCTGACAGCCGGGCGCTTCATGATTGCTGTGGACCAGATCGTTGTGAAAGATGATATCACAAATTGTGATGAGGCCCTTCAAATGATGTTTGTGATGTACTACTGCCTCAACATCAGCTATCCAGCGGAACTTGGTGCAACTCTGGAGTTCATGCAGAGGTAAGACTTGAAAGTGTCACtagaaaatgtaatatatatatatatatatatatatatatatatatatatatatatatatatatcaaaaaaaGGTGTATACAAATGCAACCTATAGTACTAGATTACTGGACCTCTGTATTATTATTCAATGGAATACActatttaaaactgttttttaattataatttaaaagaaaatgcttaattataaaaaataatatagctTATCCACAGAATTGCTGATCATATTGTTTATGGCCTTATAATAAGTTTTTATCTGTCTTTGTAGGTGCCTTTTCAAAATAAATCCAGATAAAGGGACCAAGGTGGAGAGAAAAGAGTCTAAAAAACAGCAGTCTGTTAATCCCAAGGTTCTTTCGTTGATTACCAACATTGCTAACTTTAAATGAAGAGAGTAGAAAGCTTCTTGTATTGCCAGCTTCTTCACTTGTGTCCAACActtgtgttcttttattatattctttattGTTAAACTGTTCATTCTGAAGTTATTTCATTGGTGGGTGAGTGAGGGGTGGAAAATGATTGAACAGTGGACCCTGGAtggtattttaatatttcaattCAATAATGTTTAGTTTAGTTAGTAATGTAGGATGCATGtgtaggaataaaaaaaaggaatcattactgtaattaaaacagtaaaactAATTAATGGTTAAAATTGGTTAACATTAATGCTAAGATGTTGTTAATGGTGTCATGAtatttgcaaaaacaaacaataaaacccaaacaaaaaaaattaagatttcgTGTTTTTATCTTAAATCTTTTTGCAGTTTAACCTACATAtcctgtaagggttaacccctagagggcgccaaacgCCCCctgattatttgtttatagttttttttaagttggacttcatgtcccagactccacctcggtcaggtgaggggAACACCCACCTGAGGTAAGGAAagtaattaagttaattagtataaatagcctgactgaagttcagtcaggcgtctagcattagttgtgtttatttgtgatGGTTGTTTTCTTGGAAGAATGTTAAAAATTCTTGAGAGCTCAAAGAAAAGAGCTTTCGGTTTAGATTTGCTTTAATATATCATCAATAAAGAAGGCTATATCTGCCTCTAcctctgcatttatgccacgctcacaaaaaaaagattggaCGCGGACCTCTCCACAGCCTCTCGGACCTCTTCGTGATCGCGACCCGAAACCACTTCAGTTCTCTTCGCGAGACGATACACGACGCGCTGATCATCGAAAAACTCCATCGTCTGGCACGGCTgtgctaccacagctaaaggtaTGGTGCACAC
This genomic window contains:
- the LOC128529429 gene encoding uncharacterized protein LOC128529429; the protein is MGDVDSELADFIGSVLPNSSSKDLMLETLQSLGVETLEDLKYVQERDLVNVLRPIEARKFIGRINALCEKDEDKIPDRLTRAQPNLALCREPSPTSEYIADNSNSPPSTSSSEISNPHRPFPVDNNWHFNFKIPWSKMPSEFTRKLKNKERPTVRERRELIRLIVAEILTICPSPRKKHFSEIARKIVSTYPQSFRDIIEDQVVGSGYDSLTKQLQNRIDNIKRGKNSLFLKRQASSTSEGDDRPSKIRVDTYGCINWHPKHLPPNETEETQKCTQEELKNMHKNKSKNTKSIEKKMVATFYTQRSNIINGMETPVLVKDWPYLFEMCGIMVHFKELTGMDVDRKVISSKCKRVISYLISHEKKSKIEDILSGMEIAEAKELHADLTGCVLLLLKYFNEVQAKMFLLVDETSLPSEVDQLPSTPCIVVCGSSPLTAGRFMIAVDQIVVKDDITNCDEALQMMFVMYYCLNISYPAELGATLEFMQRCLFKINPDKGTKVERKESKKQQSVNPKVLSLITNIANFK